One window from the genome of Acinetobacter lanii encodes:
- the lnt gene encoding apolipoprotein N-acyltransferase: MRAYFNKLLNSSEQQKTLPLIYPLLIALTSGAIFSLALAPFYWWWIAILSPALLYATLHKRSAKQAFGIGWAYGFGLWFVGAFWLYTSIHVYGDTNAYLSVLMIAIMALVMGLFTAIQTWLYRRFFPETPLTFAPIWVFFEWAKTWVFTGFPWLFAGYAFTERLLDNYAPLFGIYAVSFVVILLAAALVEVLRKRVFWLIPSALLVLGAWAVSFIQFVEPKAEKPLSVSLIQGNIPQDLKWLTEYQVKTLEIYANLSRSEWGRDLIVWPESSIPLFQSDIKMFLSAMDDQAQSTHTAWVTGIPYWDLEESKVQGYPMYYNAMMASGSDAFGLYKKQRLVPFGEYIPLSGFLSWVLPALQNDPSMSGFSQGASDQKPFNIKGHHLAAAICYEVAYPNLTRRNAVDSDFLVTVSNDAWFKGTAGPLQHLQMVQMRAKENGRWFIRATNTGVTAFINEQGHIVKQAPTDQKAVLRGDLPAFEGRTLYNRLSDWPILIFSALLLLIGFRFRPRKVDVSFKSRR, from the coding sequence ATGAGAGCCTACTTTAACAAGCTGCTAAATTCTTCAGAACAACAAAAAACACTCCCTTTGATTTATCCACTTTTGATTGCACTCACTTCGGGTGCAATCTTTAGTTTGGCACTGGCCCCTTTTTATTGGTGGTGGATTGCGATTTTATCGCCTGCCCTGCTGTATGCCACTTTACATAAACGTTCTGCCAAACAAGCCTTTGGCATTGGTTGGGCCTATGGTTTTGGGCTCTGGTTTGTGGGTGCGTTTTGGCTGTATACCTCAATCCATGTCTATGGCGATACCAATGCCTATTTAAGCGTGCTCATGATTGCGATCATGGCCTTAGTCATGGGTTTATTTACCGCCATCCAAACTTGGCTCTATCGTCGTTTCTTTCCTGAAACTCCATTGACCTTTGCGCCAATTTGGGTATTTTTCGAGTGGGCGAAAACGTGGGTCTTTACTGGGTTCCCATGGTTGTTTGCCGGCTATGCCTTTACCGAACGCCTGCTTGATAACTATGCGCCTTTGTTCGGTATCTATGCGGTTTCTTTTGTCGTTATTCTGCTTGCTGCAGCCTTGGTCGAAGTTTTACGTAAACGTGTCTTTTGGCTGATTCCATCGGCACTTTTAGTGCTCGGTGCTTGGGCGGTTTCATTCATTCAGTTTGTGGAACCCAAAGCAGAAAAGCCATTATCTGTTTCACTCATTCAGGGCAATATTCCGCAAGATTTAAAATGGCTGACCGAATATCAAGTCAAAACCTTAGAAATTTATGCCAACTTGAGCCGTAGTGAATGGGGACGAGACCTGATTGTCTGGCCTGAATCTTCGATTCCACTGTTCCAATCCGACATTAAAATGTTCTTGTCTGCGATGGATGATCAAGCCCAAAGCACTCATACTGCATGGGTGACCGGCATTCCCTATTGGGATCTTGAAGAGTCCAAGGTTCAGGGCTACCCGATGTATTACAATGCCATGATGGCATCAGGTAGTGATGCATTTGGTCTGTATAAAAAACAACGTTTGGTGCCCTTTGGTGAATATATTCCACTTTCAGGTTTCTTGAGTTGGGTTTTACCTGCCCTACAAAATGACCCATCCATGAGTGGTTTTTCTCAAGGTGCCAGCGATCAGAAACCTTTTAACATTAAAGGTCATCATTTGGCGGCCGCGATTTGCTATGAAGTGGCTTATCCAAACCTGACTCGTCGCAATGCAGTCGACAGTGATTTCTTGGTCACCGTGTCCAATGATGCGTGGTTTAAAGGCACTGCTGGACCTTTACAACATTTACAAATGGTACAAATGCGTGCCAAAGAAAATGGGCGTTGGTTTATTCGTGCTACCAATACGGGTGTGACGGCATTTATCAATGAACAAGGGCATATTGTTAAACAAGCGCCAACCGATCAAAAAGCGGTACTGCGTGGTGATTTGCCTGCCTTTGAAGGTCGAACCCTGTATAACCGACTCAGCGATTGGCCGATTTTGATTTTCTCAGCGTTGTTGTTGCTGATTGGTTTCCGCTTTCGCCCACGTAAAGTGGATGTGAGTTTTAAATCGCGTCGCTAG
- a CDS encoding HlyC/CorC family transporter has translation MHDESGTSWGMRGLRKWLGTAPETRDELLKLVQDSRRLLEPDTVAMLEGIFELPATKIREVMTPRTSMISLQEDDELLDILQVLIDSAHSRFPVFSSDHPDTVVGILLAKDLLPFLANRDAKITVHALMRQPIFVPESARSDQVLRMLKNTQTHIAIVIDEYGTTSGLVTLEDILEEIVGEIEDEHDNIDEEANFIVPDTSAQAANTWLVQALTPIEHFNNVLDTDFSDDEVETMGGLLLQEIGLVSDLEGQIIELDAWTFTIVEADARTIHLIRAVRQ, from the coding sequence ATGCACGATGAATCAGGCACATCATGGGGTATGCGCGGTTTACGCAAATGGCTAGGCACAGCGCCAGAAACCCGAGATGAACTGTTAAAATTAGTACAAGATTCACGTCGATTACTCGAACCTGATACGGTTGCTATGCTTGAAGGGATTTTTGAACTTCCAGCGACCAAAATTCGTGAGGTCATGACCCCACGCACTTCCATGATCAGCTTACAAGAAGATGATGAATTACTTGATATTTTGCAGGTGTTAATTGACTCTGCACATTCACGTTTTCCAGTGTTCTCATCTGATCATCCTGACACTGTAGTTGGGATTTTGTTGGCCAAAGATTTACTGCCTTTCTTGGCCAATCGTGATGCAAAAATTACGGTGCACGCTTTAATGCGTCAACCGATTTTTGTCCCTGAAAGCGCACGTTCAGATCAAGTGCTGCGTATGCTGAAAAATACCCAAACCCATATTGCGATTGTAATTGACGAATATGGCACAACCTCAGGCTTGGTCACTCTAGAAGACATCTTAGAAGAAATTGTCGGTGAAATTGAAGATGAGCATGACAATATCGATGAAGAAGCCAACTTCATTGTGCCTGACACTTCAGCACAGGCAGCCAATACATGGTTAGTCCAAGCACTTACACCGATTGAACATTTTAATAATGTTTTAGACACTGATTTTTCAGATGATGAAGTAGAAACTATGGGCGGTCTTTTGCTTCAAGAGATTGGCTTGGTGAGTGATTTAGAGGGTCAAATTATTGAATTGGACGCATGGACATTTACCATTGTTGAAGCAGATGCCCGTACCATTCATCTGATTCGAGCTGTACGTCAATGA
- the tusA gene encoding sulfurtransferase TusA: MSDTSTATIQLNTRGLRCPEPVMMLHQAIRKSKSGDIVEVFATDNSTSWDIPKFCMHLGHELLLQEECLDEQGNKEFHYLVKKG; this comes from the coding sequence ATGTCTGATACATCTACAGCTACAATTCAGTTAAATACTCGAGGCTTACGTTGCCCTGAACCTGTAATGATGCTGCACCAAGCGATTCGTAAATCAAAATCAGGCGATATTGTTGAAGTCTTTGCCACTGACAATTCAACCTCATGGGATATTCCAAAATTCTGTATGCATTTGGGTCATGAATTGTTGCTTCAAGAAGAATGTCTCGATGAACAGGGCAATAAAGAATTTCATTACTTGGTCAAGAAAGGCTAA
- a CDS encoding transposase family protein codes for MHNLRMKYIDSKKLSETQFKRYTGISWSTFDLMVEQLKMHVPAKGRPPKLSVEDQVLLCLSYWREYRTLFHVATSYGVSEPTASRIVRHVEDCLIKSNLFNLPKDLPEGEGIDWNVVIVDATEIPIQRPKKTEEKL; via the coding sequence ATGCATAATTTGCGGATGAAATACATCGACTCAAAGAAGCTTTCTGAAACACAGTTTAAGCGATATACAGGCATCTCATGGTCAACCTTTGATTTGATGGTTGAACAACTGAAAATGCATGTCCCTGCTAAAGGTAGACCACCTAAGTTAAGTGTAGAAGATCAGGTTTTACTCTGTTTGAGCTATTGGCGTGAATACCGAACATTGTTCCATGTCGCAACAAGTTATGGCGTGTCAGAGCCTACTGCTTCAAGAATTGTTCGCCATGTAGAAGATTGCCTAATCAAGTCCAATTTATTCAATTTACCGAAGGATTTGCCTGAAGGCGAAGGTATAGACTGGAATGTGGTGATCGTAGATGCTACAGAAATCCCAATACAAAGACCTAAAAAAACAGAAGAAAAGCTATAG
- a CDS encoding transposase family protein, translating into MLQKSQYKDLKKQKKSYSGKKKAHTFKVQAIIHYRTQQVLSLCISRGAVHDFELFKGNLNQIPKGSFILADKGYQGIYAVYPNSLLPLKAKKHCKLDPELKIYNQEINKRRIGIEHVFGSLKTFKILAERYRNRGKRLGLRFNLIAGIYNMELSKNDL; encoded by the coding sequence ATGCTACAGAAATCCCAATACAAAGACCTAAAAAAACAGAAGAAAAGCTATAGTGGGAAGAAGAAGGCACATACTTTCAAAGTACAGGCCATCATTCATTATAGAACTCAGCAAGTTCTGAGTTTATGCATAAGTCGTGGTGCAGTACATGATTTCGAGCTCTTCAAAGGTAACTTGAATCAGATTCCTAAAGGGTCTTTTATTCTTGCAGATAAAGGCTATCAAGGGATTTATGCAGTATATCCGAATAGCTTATTGCCTCTAAAAGCAAAGAAGCACTGCAAACTAGATCCCGAGCTAAAAATTTACAATCAAGAAATCAATAAAAGAAGAATTGGAATTGAGCATGTATTTGGCAGTTTGAAAACCTTTAAAATCCTTGCTGAGCGATATCGTAATCGAGGCAAAAGACTAGGTTTAAGATTCAATTTAATTGCTGGAATCTACAACATGGAACTGAGTAAAAATGACTTATGA